Proteins co-encoded in one Podospora pseudoanserina strain CBS 124.78 chromosome 7 map unlocalized CBS124.78p_7, whole genome shotgun sequence genomic window:
- a CDS encoding uncharacterized protein (COG:E; EggNog:ENOG503PAN3) — protein MKGIQGVVQLSLLVGAWGWEYKTKRNPAFPLDVVDKLQDETMPKVQAWLDKQHKAGKATNCTLENAAVRQEWSDMTVEARQEYVRAVLCLQKKSPRAPKDKVPGSLSRFDDFVATHMTQAGELHGPTNLFAAHRYFIYVYEKALREECGYTGYQPYMNYDRYVADPLNSLLFDGSPASMSGNGELAPYNGIPQPFPRPYDRIPADQGGGCVTTGPFKDMVVSLGPKGSVVRDIPPNPQRDGLGSNPRCLRRDVNRFSVAGAKANYTYHLITQHNDVDSFYNRYLGQPQLKGDPNPWGLHNAGHYLIGGDPGGDFYCSPGDPLFYFHHGALDRIWWIWQMNDPENRINAVPGQAMPGGHNHGRRQTTQPKNALDSVIDLGWTAPGVRLEEMNDQLGGLGGEMCYIYV, from the exons ATGAAAGGTATTCAGGGTGTTGTGCAGTTGTCACTGCTCGTGGGGGCATGGGGGTGGGAATACAAGAC GAAGCGCAATCCTGCCTTTCCCCTCGACGTAGTCGACAAACTCCAGGATGAGACCATGCCCAAGGTCCAAGCCTGGCTGGACAAGCAGCACAAAGCGGGCAAAGCCACAAACTGCACGCTCGAGAATGCCGCCGTCAGACAAGAGTG GAGCGATATGACGGTCGAAGCCCGTCAAGAATACGTCCGGGCCGTCCTCTGCCTCCAGAAGAAGTCTCCCCGGGCACCCAAAGACAAGGTCCCTGGCTCACTCAGCCGCTTCGACGACTTTGTTGCCACACACATGACGCAGGCGGGAGAGCTTCACGGCCCAACAAATCTCTTTGCTGCCCATCGGTACTTCATCTACGTGTACGAGAAGGCCTTGAGAGAGGAGTGTGGGTATACAGGATACCAACCG TACATGAACTACGACCGCTACGTCGCCGACCCCCTGAACTCTCTCCTCTTTGACGGGTCACCAGCCAGCATGTCCGGCAACGGCGAACTCGCGCCTTACAACGGCATCCCTCAACCGTTTCCCCGTCCATACGATCGCATTCCTGCTGATCAAGGCGGTGGCTGTGTGACTACTGGACCCTTCAAGGA CATGGTAGTCTCCCTCGGCCCCAAGGGCTCCGTCGTCCGGgacatcccccccaacccccagcgCGACGGCCTCGGCTCCAACCCCCGCTGTCTCCGCCGTGATGTCAACCGGTTCAGCGTCGCCGGCGCAAAAGCAAACTACACCTACCACTTGATCACCCAGCACAACGACGTCGACAGCTTCTACAACCGGTACCTCGGCCAACCCCAGCTCAAGGGTGACCCCAATCCATGGGGTCTTCACAACGCGGGACATTACCTGATTGGTGGTGATCCCGGGGGT GACTTTTACTGCTCACCAGGCGACCCCCTCTTCTACTTCCACCACGGCGCGCTGGACCGCATCTGGTGGATCTGGCAGATGAACGACCCCGAAAACAGAATCAACGCCGTGCCCGGGCAGGCCATGCCTGGTGGCCACAACCACGGGAGACGACAGACCACCCAGCCGAAGAATGCGCTCGACTCGGTCATCGACCTGGGGTGGACGGCGccgggggtgaggttggaggagatgaacGATCAgctgggtgggttgggaggggagatgtgCTATATCTATGTCTGA
- a CDS encoding uncharacterized protein (COG:E; EggNog:ENOG503NWF5), translating into MLPWQFNTIGVSDGITMGSEGMRFSLQSREIIADSIETVTCAQRHDANISIPGCDKNMPGVIMAAARHNRPFVMIYGGTMRRGHSQLLDKPINISTCYEAVGSYRYGVLKASCKKQSGAEATASEVMDDIEEHACPGVGACGGMYTANTMATAIEAMGLCLPGSSSFPAESPQKRSECERAAEAIRICMEKDIRPRDLITRRSFMNALKLTMVLGGSTNAVLHFLAMANSADVDLTLEDIHRVSEATPFLADLAPSGKHYMEDLCNVGGTPAVLKYLIAVGLIDGGIPTVTGKTLAENVSSWPSLDPGQTIIRDITKPIKKSGHLRILYGNFAPGGAVAKITGLEGDFFTGRARVFNKEHELNSALSAGLIKDEEEGQVLIVRYEGPKGGPGMPEQLQASAAIMGAGLKKIALVTDGRYSGASHGFIVGHVVPEAAVGGPIALVEDGDLITIDAVKNSIDIIEASGIKGAAGIAAELERRRRGWKPPKMKPVRGVLAKYARLVGDASHGAVTDAGGPAW; encoded by the exons ATGCTGCCCTGGCAGTTCAACACCATTGGTGTGTCGGACGGCATCACCATGGGCTCGGAAG GCATGCGTTTCTCTCTGCAGTCCAGAGAGATTATCGCTGACAGTATCGAGACGGTCACATGCGCCCAACGCCATGACGCCAACATCAGCATTCCCGGTTGCGACAAGAACATGCCCGGTGTGATCATGGCCGCTGCTCGCCACAACAGACCTTTTGTCATGATCTATGGCGGTACCATGCGCAGAGGCCACTCCCAGCTTCTCGACAAACCCATCAACATCTCGACCTGCTACGAAGCTGTGGGCTCCTACAGATACGGTGTGCTCAAGGCCAGCTGCAAGAAGCAGTCCGGTGCCGAGGCTACCGCCAGCGAGGTCATGGACGATATCGAAGAGCATGCCTGCCCCGGAGTTGGTGCGTGCGGCGGCATGTACACGGCCAACACGATGGCCACAGCCATTGAAGCCATGGGGTTGTGCCTTCCCGGGTCCTCGTCATTCCCCGCCGAATCTCCGCAGAAGAGAAGCGAGTGCGAGCGGGCCGCCGAGGCCATCCGCATCTGCATGGAGAAGGACATTCGACCCCGCGACCTGATCACACGCCGGTCTTTCATGAACGCCTTGAAGCTCACGATGGTGCTCGGCGGAAGCACCAATGCCGTTCTGCATTTTCTGGCCATGGCCAACTCGGCTGATGTTGACCTCACTTTGGAGGATATCCACCGCGTCTCGGAGGCCACCCCGTTCCTGGCGGATCTGGCCCCGTCTGGCAAGCATTACATGGAGGATCTCTGCAACGTCGGTGGCACTCCCGCTGTCCTCAAGTATCTGATTGCTGTTGGCCTTATCGACGGCGGTATTCCCACGGTCACGGGCAAGACTCTTGCTGAGAACGTCTCGAGCTGGCCTTCGCTCGACCCCGGCCAGACCATCATTCGGGACATTACGAAGCCCATCAAGAAATCGGGTCATTTGCGTATTCTCTACGGCAACTTTGCTCCTGGTGGCGCCGTGGCCAAGATCACTGGCTTGGAAGGCGACTTCTTTACCGGCAGGGCCCGCGTGTTCAACAAGGAGCACGAGCTGAACAGCGCCCTTTCCGCGGGTCTCAtcaaggatgaggaggagggccagGTTTTGATTGTTCGCTACGAGGGTCCCAAGGGCGGCCCGGGCATGCCCGAGCAGCTCCAGGCCAGCGCCGCCATCATGGGTGCCGGCTTGAAGAAGATTGCCCTTGTCACGGACGGGCGCTACAGCGGTGCCAGCCACGGGTTCATTGTCGGCCACGTTGTCCCTGAGGCGGCTGTAGGCGGGCCCATTGCCCttgtggaggatggcgaTCTCATCACTATTGACGCTGTCAAGAACAGCATTGATATCATTGAGGCTTCGGGCATCAAGGGCGCCGCGGGCATTGCGGCGGAACTGGAGCGTCGCCGACGAGGGTGGAAGCCGCCCAAGATGAAGCCTGTGAGGGGCGTCCTGGCCAAGTATGCCCGTCTTGTGGGCGATGCCAGCCATGGTGCTGTTACCGATGCTGGCGGTCCGGCTTGGTAA
- a CDS encoding uncharacterized protein (EggNog:ENOG503PYQJ), whose translation MYTAGVIYTVLLMALPLVDFAIAHSSPYSILDVTASASQAQIDGAYEDLLQSLQDQNEKELWSGEGDQELLAKKIAEIQNAHLTLTDSLERCFWHRDTGEPLVTTTETPEHKTSKVDVVTEPAAKITPESITTKAADEVTRAWSTISAVLSYPFTVVIPQLGTWFAAAKPIVVSYSEMALAQAKTWLAILWAFVWLVATTVWSYLTTSFKLAWKYLGPLAPSPSSESIPADAAPQPTIRSNAGFNADIIRSLDGEQETVLTKLTSLAPIPDSTATVLLASTTNPLRYQSQFGSATARKVSTVTTKPSY comes from the exons ATGTATACCGCAGGTGTTATTTATACCGTCCTCCTGATGGCTCTGCCATTGGTAGACTTTGCAATCGCCCATTCAAGTCCTTACTCAATCCTTGATGTGACCGCTTCTGCTTCTCAGGCTCAGATTGATGGTGCCTATGAGGACCTGCTACAGAGCTTGCAAGATCAAAACGAAAAGGAACTGTGGTCGGGAGAAGGCGACCAGGAGCTGCTTGCCAAAAAGATTGCCGAGATTCAGAACGCCCACCTTACACTCACTGATTCTTTGGAGAGATGCTTTTGGCACCGCGACACTGGT GAGCCTCTTGTGACTACAACAGAGACGCCCGAACACAAAACTAGCAAGGTCGATGTTGTCACGGAGCCAGCTGCCAAAATTACTCCCGAAtctatcaccaccaaggctGCTGACGAAGTGACCAGGGCCTGGTCAACTATCAGCGCCGTGTTAAGTTACCCTTTCACCGTTGTCATTCCTCAGCTCGGGACCTGGTTCGCCGCTGCCAAGCCCATTGTTGTCTCTTACTCCGAGATGGCTTTGGCTCAGGCCAAGACCTGGTTGGCTATCCTCTGGGCCTTTGTCTGGCTCgtcgccaccaccgtctggtcctacctcaccacctccttcaagCTCGCTTGGAAATACCTCGGGCCTCTagcaccctcaccttcatcGGAATCTATCCCCGCAGACGCCGCCCCCCAGCCTACCATCAGATCCAATGCCGGCTTCAACGCCGACATTATCAGGTCTCTGGATGGTGAGCAGGAGACGGTCCTGACCAAACTCACCTCTCTCGCCCCCATCCCTGACAGCACTGCTACGGTCTTGTTGGCGAGCACTACTAACCCACTGCGTTACCAGTCTCAGTTTGGTTCGGCGACTGCCCGGAAGGTGAGCACTGTTACTACCAAACCTTCTTACTAA
- a CDS encoding uncharacterized protein (EggNog:ENOG503P1U6; COG:S), which yields MAPLSLDFVTVDVFTTNRYEGNPLAVVFVPPSQRSLVTQEIKQRIAREFNLSETVFLHAESNVKPEATTLEVNIFTIEEELPFAGHPTIGTAYLVLHHLGWGHVNTLLTKAGPIPINVEGSQNVKAEIPHAVHVHSSTLSSLLEKSESSDIITAGLSPHNPIRQAELSGTVVSIVRGMTFILVNLPSLELLAKVTDSPRLQFDKIPNFLDKGEWEKSFVGRYYYVYTDEGSKTKVQTRMVELGFEDPATGSAGCTLSAYLTLTEKKGARYEITQGVEMGRRSEIVVETSVTEEGKVKEIHLGGTAVLVMRGSVAV from the coding sequence ATGGCCCCCCTCAGCCTTGACTTTGTCACTGTCGATGTCTTCACAACAAATCGCTATGAGGGAAACCCCCTGGCGGTTGTCTTCGTCCCACCTTCTCAACGCTCGTTGGTGACTCAAGAGATCAAGCAGCGCATAGCCCGCGAGTTCAACCTGTCCGAAACAGTCTTTCTACATGCCGAATCCAATGTCAAACCGGAAGCCACCACACTCGAGGTCAACATCTTCACGATCGAAGAGGAGCTCCCTTTTGCGGGGCACCCAACCATTGGCACTGCCTACCTAGTCCTTCACCACCTGGGCTGGGGACACGTCAACACCTTGTTGACAAAGGCCGGACCTATTCCCATCAACGTCGAAGGAAGCCAAAACGTCAAGGCTGAGATTCCCCACGCGGTGCACGTCCACTCGTCCACTCTCTCCAGCCTCCTCGAAAAGTCCGAGTCATCAGACATCATCACAGCTGGCTTGTCTCCTCACAATCCGATCCGGCAAGCTGAGCTCTCGGGAACAGTGGTGAGCATTGTCAGAGGAATGACCTTCATTCTCGTCAACCTCCCTTCCTTGGAGCTTCTGGCCAAAGTGACAGACTCGCCTCGCCTTCAATTTGACAAGATCCCCAACTTTCTGGACAAAGGAGAGTGGGAAAAGAGCTTTGTCGGTAGGTACTATTATGTCTATACCGACGAGGGGTCGAAGACAAAGGTTCAAACCAGAATGGTGGAGCTGGGCTTTGAGGACCCGGCCACGGGAAGCGCAGGGTGTACATTGAGCGCGTATCTGACCTTGAcggaaaagaagggggcaAGATATGAGATTACGCAGGGTGTTGAAATGGGCAGAAGAAGTGAGATTGTGGTTGAAACGAGTGTCactgaggaggggaaggtcaAGGAAATCCACTTGGGAGGGACagcggtgttggtgatgaggggcAGTGTTGCTGTATGA
- the omh4 gene encoding O-glycoside alpha-1,2-mannosyltransferase 4 (CAZy:GT15; COG:I; EggNog:ENOG503NWWJ): MDLLRRAGKFVPAGARLALPVTDEKDKSKRKTWATRLAYLKRPMRLRGNSSVSVPLGVVVLFPVIVVILILVLFVRHPSNPGRILIPAGAPPAIRKISEKHDKVFVTGCLEPDTSKPRANAAFVVLARNKELDGVIQSMKSIERHFNRWYNYPYVFLNDGDFNQTFMDTVKNYTKANVEFGKVGPDMWGYPDWIDPKVAKEGINKQGDNAIMYGGMESYHFMCRFYSGFFYKHELLAKYEWYWRLEPEISYFCDITYDPFLAMIEHNKTYGFTIAVKELRETVPNIFRYASAYKRLNNLTSQGLWEMFVEPQPDKKPEPPAPQLPDEILRSKQPEIDPEGMEGEKYNMCHFWSNFEIARLDFFRSKAYEDFFQMMDRSGGFWMERWGDAPIHSLAAGALLAPRDIHYFRDFGYRHTTIQHCPANAPARQLPRQPWLEETTTDERKRVEEDKYWEEWDTPKENGVGCRCRCDTDIVDVEGKEGSCLAEWVDVAGGWASP, translated from the exons ATGGATCTCCTCCGACGAGCTGGCAAGTTCGTCCCCGCCGGAGCCCGTCTAGCACTCCCCGTCACAGATGAAAAGGACAAGAGCAAACGAAAAACATGGGCTACTCGCCTGGCCTACCTCAAAAGGCCAATGAGGTTACGGGGCAACTCGAGCGTATCGGTGCCCCTCGGCGTCGTTGTTCTCTTccccgtcatcgtcgtcatcctcatccttgtGCTCTTCGTCAGACACCCCAGCAATCCCGGGAGAATATTAATACCTGCTGGCGCCCCACCAGCAATAAG AAAAATCAGTGAAAAGCACGACAAGGTGTTCGTTACCGGATGCCTCGAGCCAGATACCAGCAAGCCCCGCGCCAATGCCGCCTTTGTCGTGCTCGCGAGAaacaaggagctggatggtGTTATCCAGTCCATGAAGTCGATCGAGCGCCACTTCAACCGGTGGTACAACTACCCCTACGTCTTCCTCAACGATGGCGACTTCAACCAGACCTTCATGGACACGGTCAAGAATTACACCAAGGCCAACGTCGAGTTTGGCAAGGTTGGTCCGGACATGTGGGGGTACCCTGACTGGATTGACCCCAAGGTCGCCAAGGAGGGCATCAACAAGCAGGGAGACAACGCCATTATGTACGGCGGCATGGAGAGCTACCACTTTATGTGCCGCTTCTACTCTGG ATTCTTCTACAAGCACGAGCTCCTTGCCAAGTACGAGTGGTACTGGCGCCTGGAGCCAGAGATCAGCTATTTCTGCGATATCACTTA TGACCCCTTTCTTGCCATGATTGAGCACAACAAGACCTATGGCTTTACCATTGCCGTCAAGGAGCTTCGCGAAACTGTCCCCAACATCTTCCGTTATGCCTCCGCCTACAAGCGCCTTAACAACCTGACTTCCCAGGGTCTTTGGGAGATGTTCGTCGAGCCCCAGCCCGACAAGAAGCCCGAGCCCCCTGCGCCCCAGCTTCCCGACGAGATTCTGCGCAGCAAACAGCCCGAGATTGACCCGGAAGGAATGGAGGGCGAAAAGTACAACATGTGCCATTTCTGGTCCAACTTTGAGATTGCCCGTCTCGATTTCTTCCGGAGTAAGGCGTATGAGGATTTCTTCCAGATGATGGACCGCAGTGGCGGTTTCTGGATGGAGCGG TGGGGTGATGCACCCATCCACTCCCTTGCCGCCGGTGCTCTCCTCGCCCCTCGCGATATCCATTACTTCCGCGACTTTGGCTACCGCCACACCACGATTCAGCACTGCCCCGCCAACGCCCCCGCGCGCCAGCTGCCTCGTCAGCCCTGGCTTGAggagaccaccaccgatGAGCGCAAGCgtgttgaggaggacaagTACTGGGAGGAGTGGGACACACCCAAGGAGAACGGTGTgggctgccgctgccgctgcgaCACGGACATTGTGGACGTCGAAGGCAAGGAGGGCAGCTGCTTGGCCGAgtgggttgatgttgccggTGGATGGGCGAGTCCTTGA
- a CDS encoding uncharacterized protein (EggNog:ENOG503P1YD; COG:S): MMSPTIPMTAQAGPYTPTTDAMDRHEFGVTKNRKATSTGGGRAWSEEEELYLLQTRLQKMPYKHIAAHLKKTELACRLHYHQLSHGSNRRKRTTSTSSGSSNSGHSPPLHGSIPSPIREQDDSLSRSASPPGSARSYGSISPTGIQLPSIMTATASASESPRLPTILPKPASMKLALASIGGSASAGTSSPTASRGYPTPLHEVHPHSAPLTAPSGYRGSMTPTNGSAPYPSYTSNSGPAPHGPGRLRLDCSALPPPPSSAGLSVTPYSASHPVDMGKLNAIYNAHRASFWASIAAEYGPGANPVVLEQAWRGNSPTSSSSSSSSSSLSLGIAAHTPITPIGSPDDHFYNGQSKPDKTRISAILGIDANPRSPREREMVRRLEEERCSLGVVGA, translated from the exons ATGATGTCCCCAACAATTCCCATGACGGCCCAAGCCGGGCCCTATACCCCTACCACCGACGCCATGGATCGTCATGAATTCGGTGTCACAAAAAACAGAAAGGCAACTTCGACTGGTGGCGGGAGAGCAtggagcgaggaggag GAGCTCTACCTTCTTCAGACACGTCTCCAGAAAATGCCCTACAAGCACATTGCCGCCCACTTGAAGAAGACTGAGCTCGCGTGCCGCCTTCATTATCACCAGCTCAGCCATGGCAGCAACCGCCGCAAGCGTACCACGTCCACGTCATCGGGATCCTCGAACAGCGGACACTCCCCTCCGCTTCACGGCTCGATTCCCTCGCCCATCCGGGAGCAGGACGATTCGCTCAGCCGATCTGCATCTCCTCCCGGCTCCGCACGATCTTATGGTTCGATCAGCCCAACTGGCATTCAGCTCCCCAGCATCATGACGGCTACCGCTTCCGCCAGCGAATCCCCCCGCCTGCCCACCATCCTTCCCAAACCGGCCTCGATGAAGCTCGCCCTCGCGTCTATTGGCGGTTCGGCCTCGGCGGGcacttcctctccaacgGCGTCTCGTGGGTATCCCACCCCGTTGCACGAAGTCCACCCACACAGCGCCCCCTTGACAGCCCCTTCTGGCTACCGTGGGTCCATGACACCAACCAACGGTTCGGCGCCTTATCCCTCCTATACGTCAAACAGTGGCCCTGCCCCCCATGGTCCAGGACGCCTGCGCCTGGACTGCTCTGcgctcccgcctcctccttcgtcGGCCGGTCTTTCTGTCACCCCTTATTCTGCCAGCCACCCGGTGGATATGGGAAAGCTCAACGCCATCTACAATGCGCACCGTGCCTCTTTCTGGGCCAGCATCGCGGCTGAGTACGGACCCGGTGCCAACCCCGTGGTCTTGGAGCAGGCATGGCGTGGAAACAGCCCtacctccagctccagctccagctccagctccagcttgaGCCTGGGCATTGCTGCTCACACGCCCATTACGCCGATCGGTAGCCCTGACGATCACTTTTACAACGGGCAAAGCAAGCCTGACAAGACCAGAATTAGCGCCATCCTTGGCATTGATGCCAACCCGAGGAGTCCcagggagagagagatggtgAGAAGattggaagaagagaggtgCTCGTTAGGAGTGGTCGGCGCTTGA
- a CDS encoding uncharacterized protein (EggNog:ENOG503NV8G; COG:S; BUSCO:EOG092642I5) — MLCALSGEVPEEPVVSRKTGTVFEKRLILKYIQENGKEPGTEEELDPEDLLDVKTSRVVRPRPPNFTSLPSLLKAFQDEWDALVLEAYNTREQLSRTREELATALYQHDAAVRVIARLTKERDEARDALSKITVAPSAGGTSNSDAMAVDNEGLPEGLVEHVNEVQQQLTQRRREKRPAPENWATPDEVSAFQQTGHTDLSVSQASSLDVESEYAVIGGLDGKADIYSIQGNTVERSLDIGEPVTCTVWTGSKVILGTSKGSVKVLDSGSEVASFHVHAGAVTGLTVHPGGRILASVGVDKSFVFYDLETLQQVSRGYTDAALTSCAFHPDGHFLAAGTQAGDINVFHTKDGVKVVNFHLGAPVQALVFSENGYWFAATGKGQQTVTIFDLRKEGDAAKAKELQTGDAQSLAWDRTGQYLATVGSTGVTVQMYLKKAKAWSEPLRTSVPGTAIRWGIDAKSLVTVNKEGVVSVLKESA; from the exons ATGCTTTGCGCAC TGTCTGGCGAGGTTCCCGAGGAGCCTGTTGTTTCGAGAAAGACAG GCACTGTCTTTGAGAAGCGCCTAATTCTCAAGTACATTCAAGAAAACGGAAAAGAACCAGGCACCGAAGAAGAGCTCGACCCCGAAGACCTCCTCGATGTCAAGACCAGCCGCGTCGTccgacctcgtcctccaaaTTTCACCTCTCTGCCGTCGCTGTTGAAGGCCTTTCAGGATGAGTGGGACGCGTTGGTATTGGAAGCATACAATACAAGGGAGCAGCTGTCTAGAACAAGAGAAGAGCTTGCGACGGCCCTGTACCAACACGATGCCGCCGTGCGCGTGATTGCGCGGCTGACCAAGGAGCGGGATGAGGCCCGGGATGCTCTTTCCAAGATCACCGTTGCGCCCTCGGCTGGCGGTACTTCCAATAGCGATGCTATGGCGGTGGACAACGAGGGTCTCCCAGAAGGGCTGGTGGAACATGTCAATGAGGTGCAACAACA GTTAACACAACGCCGGCGCGAGAAGCGACCCGCCCCAGAGAACTGGGCCACCCCAGACGAAGTCTCAGCCTTCCAGCAAACTGGGCACACCGATCTCTCCGTCTCGcaagcctcctccctcgatGTCGAATCTGAGTATGCTGTCATTGGCGGGTTGGATGGCAAGGCCGATATCTATTCCATTCAGGGCAACACAGTGGAGCGCTCGCTGGATATCGGTGAGCCAGTGACATGTACGGTGTGGACGGGAAGCAAGGTTATCCTGGGTACCTCCAAGGGCTCGGTCAAGGTGTTGGACAGCGGCAGCGAGGTTGCTTCATTCCACGTACACGCCGGTGCAGTCACTGGTCTCACTGTCCACCCCGGTGGCCGTATCCTGGCCTCGGTTGGCGTTGACAAGAGCTTTGTCTTTTACGATCTTGAGACACTGCAACAGGTGTCTCGAGGCTACACGGATGCTG CTCTGACATCCTGTGCCTTCCACCCCGACGGCCActttcttgctgctggcaCACAGGCGGGAGATATTAATGTCTTCCACACCAAGGATGGCGTCAAGGTTGTCAACTTTCACCTTGGGGCTCCTGTCCAGGCGCTGGTGTTCTCCGAGAATGGGTACTGGTTTGCGGCAACGGGCAAGGGCCAGCAGACGGTTACCATTTTCGACCTGCGGAAAGAGGGTGATgcggccaaggccaaggagctcCAGACGGGCGATGCGCAGTCTCTTGCGTGGGACCGCACTGGGCAGTACCTCGCGACAGTTGGGTCCACTGGCGTCACGGTGCAAATGTATCTGAAGAAGGCTAAGGCGTGGTCCGAACCACTCAGGACGAGCGTACCAGGCACGGCTATCCGCTGGGGAATAGATGCGAAGTCTCTGGTGACGGTCAACAAGGAGGGTGTGGTCTCGGTGCTCAAGGAGAGTGCATAG